Proteins from one Malania oleifera isolate guangnan ecotype guangnan chromosome 4, ASM2987363v1, whole genome shotgun sequence genomic window:
- the LOC131153768 gene encoding ABC transporter G family member 9-like, which translates to MNYCLKEGSMGAEMGNMEAIETESAHQNSIHIFKKINRPVTLQFEDVSYKFKTNGTSCWLGQKTKCEERLILKDITGAVLPGELLAMLGPSGSGKTTLLTALGGRLGGRLTGKITYNGRPFSTTIKRTTGFVAQDDALYPHLTVAETLVFTALLRLPKSLAEVEKVGHAEAVMSQLGLTQCRDSIIGGQLVRGISGGERKRVSIGQEMLINPSLLFLDEPTSGLDSTTAQRIVFTLWELARGGRTVVMTIHQPSSRLFYMFHKVLLLSEGSSLYFGKGSCVMDYFSSIGFAPSLAMNPSDFLLDLANGMSWESNYEMDVGIFSGDSKENTTVVKQALVASYESNLKEKVKADSQEIRNQLGVISEDKKLARWSITWWQQFNVLLRRGLKERRHESFSVLKICQVTAIAFLAGLLWWQTNPTHIHDKVGILFFYNGFWGFFPLFQAIFTFPQERRMLTKERSSGMYRLSSYFLARTVGDLPMELALPTLFVTITYWMAGLKPTIVHFLHTLSVLLFSVLAAQSLGLALGALVMSPKSATTLGSVTMLSFLLAGGYYVQNVPNFIAWVKYISLTHYSFKLLLGSQYKVDDVYPCAPTGTCLVRDFSTVRFIGLDGQMLCVVALALMLVGYRFIAYVALMKVGVIHK; encoded by the exons ATGAATTACTGCTTGAAGGAAGGATCCATGGGAGCTGAGATGGGAAACATGGAAGCAATTGAGACAGAGTCCGCACACCAAAATTCTATTCacatttttaagaaaataaatcgACCCGTGACCTTACAG TTTGAAGATGTTTCATACAAGTTCAAAACCAATGGGACAAGCTGCTGGTTAGGCCAAAAAACAAAATGTGAAGAGAGATTGATATTAAAAGACATCACCGGTGCAGTACTCCCTGGAGAGTTGTTAGCCATGCTGGGTCCTTCTGGCAGTGGCAAAACAACTCTCCTGACAGCTCTGGGCGGCCGTCTCGGTGGCCGTCTTACGGGAAAAATAACCTACAACGGCAGACCGTTCTCCACCACCATCAAACGGACCACCGGATTTGTTGCTCAAGACGATGCGCTCTATCCTCACCTCACAGTCGCGGAAACCCTAGTCTTCACCGCCCTTCTCCGCCTACCCAAAAGCCTCGCCGAGGTGGAGAAGGTCGGTCATGCCGAAGCGGTGATGAGCCAACTCGGTCTGACTCAGTGTAGGGACAGCATCATTGGGGGGCAGTTGGTCCGGGGCATTTCCGGGGGAGAAAGAAAAAGGGTTAGCATAGGGCAGGAAATGCTGATAAACCCTAGTTTGCTGTTTCTGGACGAGCCGACTTCGGGTCTAGACTCGACCACGGCTCAGCGAATTGTGTTCACATTGTGGGAGTTGGCTAGAGGTGGACGGACGGTGGTGATGACCATACACCAGCCCTCAAGTAGGCTATTTTATATGTTTCATAAGGTGTTGCTATTGTCAGAAGGCAGTAGTTTGTATTTTGGGAAGGGGAGTTGTGTCATGGACTACTTCTCCAGCATCGGGTTTGCACCATCCCTTGCCATGAACCCTTCAGATTTCCTGTTAGATCTTGCGAACGGTATGTC TTGGGAAAGTAATTATGAAATGGATGTAGGCATTTTTTCTGGTGATTCAAAAGAGAACACAACAGTTGTAAAACAAGCTTTGGTAGCTTCTTACGAGAGCAATCTTAAAGAAAAAGTGAAAGCAGATTCGCAAGAAATAAGAAACCAATTGGGAGTGATTTCAGAAGACAAGAAGCTTGCAAGATGGAGCATAACTTGGTGGCAGCAATTCAATGTGTTGCTAAGGAGGGGTCTGAAAGAAAGAAggcatgaatccttttctgtccTTAAGATATGTCAAGTTACTGCGATCGCATTCCTTGCAGGTCTCTTGTGGTGGCAAACAAACCCTACTCACATCCATGATAAg GTTGGTATCCTCTTCTTCTACAATGGATTTTGGGGATTCTTCCCTCTTTTCCAGGCCATCTTCACCTTTCCACAAGAAAGGAGAATGCTTACAAAGGAAAGGTCATCTGGCATGTATCGTCTTTCATCCTACTTCTTGGCCCGAACTGTGGGCGACCTCCCAATGGAGCTTGCCTTGCCCACCTTGTTTGTCACCATAACCTACTGGATGGCAGGGCTTAAACCGACTATCGTGCACTTCCTACACACCCTTTCCGTTCTTCTCTTTAGTGTCCTAGCAGCGCAGAGCTTGGGGCTTGCTCTCGGGGCTTTGGTAATGAGTCCCAAGTCAGCCACAACTCTAGGATCAGTCACCATGCTCTCATTTCTTCTAGCTGGAGGATACTATGTTCAGAATGTGCCAAATTTCATAGCTTGGGTTAAATACATCTCTCTCACCCATTACTCTTTCAAGCTTTTGTTGGGTTCTCAATACAAGGTTGACGATGTTTACCCTTGTGCTCCGACGGGTACTTGTTTAGTGAGGGATTTTTCTACTGTGAGATTTATTGGGCTTGATGGACAAATGCTTTGTGTTGTTGCTTTGGCTTTGATGCTTGTGGGCTATAGATTCATTGCCTATGTTGCTCTCATGAAAGTGGGTGTAATACACAAATAA